One window of the Pseudomonas knackmussii B13 genome contains the following:
- a CDS encoding HAD family hydrolase: MHYQNILFDLDGTLTDPREGITRSIQYALAQLGIDEPDLRQLEHFIGPPLLQCFMSSYDFDEARAWEAVNHYRARFKDVGLYENRVFEGVGELLELLGGQGRTLYIATSKPTVFAAEIARHFDFARHFKVIYGSELDGTRTNKVELIEHLLACEGLDPTRTLMIGDRKHDLIGAHRNGLRAAGVGYGFGSREELMAENPAHYFASLGELREAFAAG; the protein is encoded by the coding sequence ATGCATTACCAGAACATCCTCTTCGACCTCGACGGCACCCTCACCGACCCGCGCGAGGGCATCACCCGGTCGATCCAGTACGCCCTGGCCCAGCTCGGCATCGACGAGCCGGACCTGCGCCAGCTGGAGCATTTCATCGGCCCGCCGCTGCTGCAGTGCTTCATGAGTTCCTATGACTTCGACGAGGCGCGCGCCTGGGAGGCGGTGAACCATTACCGCGCGCGCTTCAAGGATGTCGGGCTCTACGAGAACCGCGTTTTCGAGGGCGTTGGCGAGCTGCTCGAACTGCTCGGCGGGCAGGGCCGCACGCTCTATATCGCCACCAGCAAGCCGACCGTGTTCGCCGCCGAGATCGCACGGCACTTCGATTTCGCCCGGCACTTCAAGGTGATCTACGGCAGCGAGCTGGATGGCACGCGCACCAACAAGGTCGAGCTGATCGAGCACCTGCTCGCCTGCGAGGGCCTGGACCCTACGCGCACGCTGATGATCGGCGACCGCAAGCACGACCTGATCGGTGCGCACCGCAATGGTTTGCGCGCCGCCGGTGTCGGCTACGGCTTCGGCAGCCGCGAAGAGCTGATGGCCGAGAACCCGGCGCATTACTTCGCCAGCCTGGGCGAGTTGCGCGAGGCTTTTGCAGCCGGCTGA
- a CDS encoding methyl-accepting chemotaxis protein, with protein sequence MTHKISEILQSTQDMDAIAKQTNLLALNAAIEAARAGESGRGFAVVADEVRALSTRSTHFSEAIRQHVDVVYREIKDAEGAIAQLAEKDMSFALDSKQKIQRMFDDLEAMNSHTLKVIHELDRISLEVGQGVDAAVTALQFQDMSSQLLGQIGKHGARLGDLATALGALGVQPPQEWRERLDRQLEELKRPLANPVAQSSLNAGEVELF encoded by the coding sequence GTGACGCACAAGATCAGCGAGATCCTGCAGTCGACCCAGGACATGGACGCCATCGCCAAGCAGACCAACCTGCTCGCCCTCAACGCCGCCATCGAGGCCGCGCGGGCCGGCGAGAGTGGCCGTGGTTTCGCCGTGGTGGCAGATGAGGTGCGGGCACTCTCGACCCGTTCCACGCACTTCTCCGAAGCCATCCGCCAGCACGTCGACGTGGTCTACCGGGAGATCAAGGATGCCGAGGGCGCCATCGCCCAACTGGCCGAGAAGGACATGTCCTTCGCCCTGGATTCGAAACAGAAGATCCAGCGCATGTTCGACGATCTGGAAGCCATGAACAGCCATACGCTGAAGGTCATCCACGAGCTGGACCGGATTTCCCTTGAAGTCGGGCAGGGCGTCGATGCCGCTGTCACCGCGCTGCAGTTCCAGGACATGAGCAGCCAGCTGCTCGGGCAGATCGGCAAGCACGGCGCGCGCCTGGGCGATCTGGCCACGGCGCTTGGCGCGCTGGGCGTGCAGCCGCCGCAGGAGTGGCGTGAGCGCCTGGACCGCCAACTCGAGGAGCTCAAGCGTCCGTTGGCCAATCCGGTGGCGCAGAGCTCGCTGAACGCCGGCGAAGTCGAGTTGTTCTGA
- a CDS encoding glycine zipper domain-containing protein: MGFARKASISVLVATIGFSSGCANMSDNEWVNKENIGTLVGATAGVLIGSQVGQGKGRTAAMLIGALAGGALGKTIGAKMDENDRQALALQTQQVLNASGDGQATTWTSSHSGATAQITPVKTQTESRQVTVKRLPKVQTVSNMTVLNKPFRTLKSANLRNAPSDSAEKVGGLQANATFMAMGRTDNNWIVVGRRGVTVGYIYAPLTAPVSAVAPAVPSAGTTNVASVAPATDLDALDDKKAKADGFDLDAVPVQETMAAQTTCRTVNYDIDAQGSHEQQTVKACQAGDGAWELI; encoded by the coding sequence ATGGGGTTTGCACGCAAGGCCAGCATTTCCGTACTCGTGGCTACCATCGGTTTTTCGTCCGGCTGCGCAAACATGTCGGACAACGAGTGGGTGAACAAGGAGAACATTGGCACGCTGGTCGGCGCGACCGCTGGGGTGTTGATCGGTAGTCAGGTCGGCCAGGGTAAAGGTCGCACCGCTGCCATGCTGATCGGCGCACTGGCCGGCGGCGCCTTGGGCAAGACGATTGGCGCGAAGATGGACGAAAACGACCGCCAAGCCCTGGCCTTGCAGACCCAGCAAGTGCTCAATGCCAGCGGCGATGGCCAGGCCACTACCTGGACCTCCAGTCACAGCGGCGCTACTGCGCAGATCACTCCGGTCAAGACCCAAACCGAGTCGCGCCAGGTCACCGTCAAACGCCTGCCAAAGGTACAGACGGTGTCGAACATGACCGTCCTCAACAAGCCTTTCCGTACCCTGAAGTCTGCCAATCTGCGAAATGCGCCAAGCGATTCCGCAGAGAAAGTCGGTGGCTTGCAGGCCAATGCGACCTTCATGGCCATGGGCCGGACCGACAATAACTGGATCGTGGTCGGCCGTCGTGGTGTGACCGTCGGCTATATCTACGCGCCGCTTACCGCTCCAGTGAGCGCCGTCGCGCCTGCCGTGCCTTCGGCTGGCACAACTAACGTCGCCTCCGTGGCTCCGGCGACTGACCTGGACGCCCTGGACGACAAGAAAGCCAAGGCAGATGGCTTCGATCTGGACGCCGTCCCAGTGCAGGAAACCATGGCTGCGCAGACCACTTGCCGTACCGTCAATTACGACATTGATGCCCAAGGCAGCCACGAGCAGCAAACCGTCAAGGCCTGCCAGGCTGGCGATGGCGCCTGGGAACTGATCTGA